A part of Actinomycetota bacterium genomic DNA contains:
- a CDS encoding AAA family ATPase: MKLGVVGKGGVGKTTISALISQVYAEQGKRVLAIDTDSNPNLAISLGLDLNQTDAVPVLPRRMIVGGGDGAMTPSELIGEYGVMTPANVMLIHAMRITQAGAG, translated from the coding sequence ATGAAGCTCGGGGTAGTCGGCAAGGGCGGCGTGGGCAAGACCACGATCTCGGCGCTGATCTCGCAGGTCTACGCCGAGCAGGGCAAGCGCGTACTGGCCATCGACACCGATTCGAACCCCAACCTGGCCATCAGCCTGGGGCTCGACCTCAACCAGACCGACGCCGTGCCGGTGCTGCCGAGGCGAATGATCGTCGGCGGTGGCGACGGGGCCATGACCCCGTCGGAGCTGATCGGGGAGTACGGGGTGATGACCCCGGCCAACGTGATGCTCATCCATGCCATGCGGATCACCCAGGCGGGGGCCGGCTGA
- a CDS encoding HAD-IA family hydrolase, with the protein MTALEAVVFDVDGTLVDSERDGHRVAFNLAFAEFGLPYEWGVEEYGGLLRTTGGQPRIDRYLVSRGVPDGERATLVPALHARKTEIMSSLVEEGKVGVRPGARRLLDELASAGTKLAVATTGSRGWVARLLDHLLPGVAFDVIVCGDEVAARKPDPEAFEAAVAKLGTSPATTVAVEDSHEGLSAAVAAGLVTAVVANDYTRYHDLAAAALVLDGFGEPGQPAAVLADRVASECAGVLDLVTLDRLVGSPSR; encoded by the coding sequence GTGACGGCCCTCGAGGCGGTCGTCTTCGACGTCGACGGCACCCTCGTCGACAGCGAGCGCGACGGCCACCGGGTCGCCTTCAACCTGGCGTTCGCGGAGTTCGGTCTGCCCTATGAGTGGGGGGTGGAGGAGTACGGGGGGCTGCTGCGCACCACTGGGGGCCAGCCCCGGATCGACCGTTACCTGGTCTCCAGGGGCGTGCCCGACGGCGAGAGGGCCACGCTGGTGCCCGCCCTCCACGCCCGCAAGACCGAGATCATGTCCTCGCTGGTCGAGGAGGGAAAGGTCGGGGTGAGGCCCGGGGCCCGTCGGCTGCTCGACGAGTTGGCGTCGGCCGGTACCAAGCTGGCCGTGGCCACCACCGGCAGCCGGGGCTGGGTGGCCCGCCTGCTCGACCATCTGCTCCCGGGGGTGGCCTTCGACGTGATCGTCTGCGGCGACGAGGTGGCCGCCCGCAAGCCCGACCCCGAGGCGTTCGAGGCGGCTGTGGCCAAGCTGGGTACGAGCCCGGCGACGACGGTGGCCGTGGAGGACTCCCACGAAGGGCTGTCGGCTGCAGTGGCCGCCGGGTTGGTCACGGCCGTGGTGGCCAACGATTACACCCGCTACCACGACCTAGCGGCTGCCGCCCTCGTGCTCGACGGTTTCGGCGAGCCCGGCCAGCCGGCCGCCGTGCTGGCCGACCGGGTGGCCAGCGAGTGCGCCGGGGTCCTCGACCTGGTCACCCTCGACCGCCTAGTCGGCTCACCATCCAGGTAG
- a CDS encoding kelch repeat-containing protein, with translation MATQALKCERHGELTRLTCVDCGKPICPKCWVRTEVGLKCEDDATPAAINEKALAMMRPSKRPLYLGIAGAVLAVALIVVLTSRDDGGEQAAPPQPPVGTWRQAPALATIRGTASAVVLNDGRVLVAGGGVGAIPIREAELFDPMAGQWQATGPLNEARRGHAATILADGRVLITGGRDVDGEPSAEAEIYDPATGAWSLTAPMPLGRIGHSLTLLADGRVLVAGGTSRGAAGATGGQTVAPDSSAELFDPRTGSWTATTSMRSARFEHTATALPDGKVLIAGGQGPDSSGRFVALSSTELYDPAADGFVSSSDLGEARTNHAAVLLTDNSSVLIMGGAGGTNADISLNSAELFDSRSGTWTRVGPLNLGRTGHTATLLADGRVLVAGGESAQRGQRRSLRTGEVYDPNTAEWRSAGDMECPRSEHAAVVLGDGTVLVVAGDAAFPGQNPLAQGCADRYQP, from the coding sequence ATGGCGACACAGGCGCTGAAATGCGAGCGCCACGGCGAGCTCACGCGCCTGACGTGCGTGGACTGCGGTAAGCCGATCTGCCCGAAGTGCTGGGTCCGGACCGAAGTCGGGCTCAAGTGCGAAGACGACGCCACCCCGGCGGCCATCAACGAGAAGGCTCTCGCCATGATGCGGCCGTCGAAGCGGCCGCTCTACCTGGGCATCGCCGGGGCTGTGCTGGCCGTGGCCCTGATCGTGGTGCTGACCTCACGCGACGACGGCGGCGAGCAGGCGGCCCCCCCTCAGCCCCCGGTGGGCACCTGGCGCCAAGCTCCGGCCCTGGCCACCATCCGGGGTACGGCTTCGGCGGTGGTCCTCAACGACGGCCGGGTGTTGGTCGCCGGTGGCGGCGTGGGCGCCATCCCCATCCGCGAAGCCGAGCTCTTCGACCCGATGGCGGGCCAGTGGCAGGCCACCGGCCCGCTCAACGAGGCCCGCCGGGGCCACGCGGCCACCATCCTGGCCGATGGCCGGGTCCTCATTACCGGCGGGCGCGACGTCGACGGGGAGCCGTCGGCCGAGGCCGAGATCTACGATCCCGCTACCGGAGCGTGGTCGCTGACCGCGCCCATGCCCCTGGGCCGCATCGGGCACAGCCTCACCTTGCTGGCCGACGGCCGGGTCCTGGTCGCGGGGGGGACGTCCCGGGGCGCGGCGGGCGCCACCGGGGGCCAGACGGTGGCCCCCGACTCGTCGGCCGAGCTCTTCGACCCCCGCACCGGTTCGTGGACGGCCACCACCTCCATGCGCTCGGCCCGGTTCGAGCACACGGCCACCGCTCTGCCCGACGGCAAGGTCCTGATCGCCGGTGGGCAAGGCCCCGACTCCAGCGGTCGCTTCGTGGCGCTTTCGTCCACCGAGCTCTACGATCCCGCGGCTGACGGGTTCGTCAGCTCCAGCGACCTGGGCGAGGCCCGCACCAACCACGCCGCCGTCCTGCTCACCGACAACTCGTCGGTGCTGATCATGGGCGGGGCGGGCGGGACCAACGCCGACATCTCGTTGAACTCGGCCGAGCTGTTCGACTCCCGGTCGGGCACCTGGACCCGGGTCGGGCCCCTCAACCTGGGCCGGACCGGCCACACCGCCACCCTCTTGGCCGACGGCCGGGTGCTGGTGGCCGGCGGTGAGTCGGCCCAGCGGGGCCAGCGGCGCTCGCTGCGCACGGGCGAGGTCTACGACCCCAACACCGCCGAGTGGCGGTCGGCGGGTGACATGGAGTGCCCGCGTAGCGAGCACGCGGCCGTCGTCCTCGGTGACGGGACCGTGCTGGTGGTGGCGGGCGACGCCGCCTTCCCGGGCCAGAACCCGCTGGCCCAGGGCTGCGCCGACCGCTACCAGCCCTGA
- the ftsH gene encoding ATP-dependent zinc metalloprotease FtsH, translated as MASTRRRPPKPDAKPKRPKGDDKPPSPSDEQDRKMQMRKRGLVLCIISLPVLVTFYIVLLWWSSPRTDGRELRIDQYITLLRQGRIQTATVLESDNRIVGQYDRGDYWVAVAAGRETIFSRMTSALEDAGVAYKIQQQPLKNLVVPASMILPALIVVNGLLILFLLFGRGGMGDAFAFGKSRARRVATGESKITFADVAGVDEAIEELAEVRDYLGSPDKFLAMGASVPKGILLTGPPGCGKTLLARALAGEANVPFFSMSGSDFVEIFVGVGAARIRDFFAVAKEAAPCICFIDELDAVGRGRTAVAMGGQDEREATLNQLLVEMDGFESGSGVVVLAATNRPDILDSALLRPGRFDRRVGIDRPDVRGREAVLKIHARGKPMAEDVDLASVAKRTVGFTGADLANVVNEGALLAARRGHSQVESRHLFEAIERVVAGPEKRSRILSPQDRHRISYHEAGHAVASTALPGADKVGKLSIVARGHAGGFTWLVPEGDQAAVTRTQLIDRIAAMLGGRAAEELVTGDVSSGAQADLEGAASLARRMVSDFGMSEKLGAYIVKPFMPGYHGEWGIGYSERTASALDAEVQAILGFAHDRAKEALQANRTMLDKVAQTLMEIESLEGPPLDQLLDQVKAVAPVEPTATIMGRAPAGAGAGAAPLTSSTNPEV; from the coding sequence ATGGCCAGTACCCGCCGGCGCCCGCCCAAGCCCGACGCCAAGCCCAAGCGCCCGAAGGGTGACGACAAGCCGCCCTCGCCGTCGGACGAGCAGGACCGCAAGATGCAGATGCGCAAGCGCGGTCTCGTGCTGTGCATCATCTCGCTGCCGGTCCTCGTGACCTTCTACATCGTGCTGCTGTGGTGGTCGAGCCCCCGCACCGATGGCCGTGAGCTGCGCATCGACCAGTACATCACCCTCCTGCGCCAGGGTCGCATCCAGACGGCCACCGTGCTCGAGTCCGACAACCGCATCGTCGGCCAGTACGACCGGGGTGACTACTGGGTGGCGGTGGCCGCCGGCCGGGAGACGATCTTCAGCCGGATGACCTCGGCCCTCGAGGACGCGGGCGTGGCCTACAAGATCCAGCAGCAGCCCCTCAAGAACCTCGTCGTCCCGGCGTCGATGATCCTGCCCGCGCTGATCGTGGTGAACGGTCTGCTCATCCTGTTCCTCCTGTTCGGTCGAGGGGGGATGGGCGACGCCTTCGCCTTCGGCAAATCCCGGGCTCGGCGGGTGGCCACCGGCGAGTCGAAGATCACCTTCGCGGACGTAGCCGGCGTCGACGAGGCCATCGAGGAACTGGCCGAGGTGCGCGACTACCTGGGCAGCCCGGACAAGTTCCTGGCCATGGGGGCCTCGGTCCCCAAGGGCATCCTGCTCACCGGCCCCCCGGGCTGCGGCAAGACGCTGCTGGCCCGGGCCCTGGCCGGCGAGGCCAACGTGCCCTTCTTCTCCATGAGCGGTTCGGACTTCGTCGAGATCTTCGTCGGCGTCGGCGCCGCCCGTATCCGTGACTTCTTCGCGGTGGCCAAAGAGGCCGCCCCCTGCATCTGCTTCATCGACGAGCTCGACGCCGTCGGCCGGGGCCGTACTGCCGTGGCCATGGGCGGCCAGGACGAGCGGGAGGCCACCCTCAACCAGCTTCTGGTCGAGATGGACGGGTTCGAGAGCGGGAGTGGGGTGGTCGTGCTGGCCGCCACCAACCGGCCCGACATCTTGGACTCGGCCCTGCTGCGGCCCGGCCGCTTCGACCGCCGGGTGGGTATCGACCGGCCCGACGTGCGAGGCCGTGAAGCGGTCCTCAAGATCCACGCCCGGGGCAAGCCCATGGCCGAGGACGTCGACTTGGCATCGGTAGCCAAGCGCACCGTCGGGTTCACCGGTGCCGACCTGGCCAACGTGGTGAACGAGGGCGCCCTGCTGGCTGCTCGGCGGGGCCACTCCCAGGTCGAGAGCCGCCACCTGTTCGAGGCCATCGAGCGCGTCGTGGCCGGGCCGGAGAAGCGCAGCCGCATCCTCTCCCCCCAGGACCGCCACCGCATCTCCTACCACGAGGCCGGCCACGCCGTGGCTTCGACCGCCCTGCCCGGGGCCGACAAGGTCGGCAAGCTGTCGATCGTGGCCCGGGGCCACGCCGGCGGTTTCACCTGGCTGGTACCCGAGGGCGACCAGGCGGCCGTGACCCGCACCCAGCTCATCGACCGGATCGCGGCCATGCTGGGCGGGCGGGCGGCCGAGGAACTGGTGACCGGCGATGTCTCCTCGGGGGCACAGGCCGACCTCGAAGGGGCCGCTTCACTGGCCCGCCGTATGGTCAGCGACTTCGGGATGAGCGAGAAGCTCGGGGCTTATATCGTCAAGCCTTTCATGCCCGGCTACCACGGCGAGTGGGGGATCGGTTACTCCGAACGCACCGCGTCCGCCCTCGACGCCGAGGTGCAGGCCATCTTGGGTTTCGCACACGACCGGGCCAAGGAAGCTCTCCAGGCCAACCGCACCATGCTCGACAAGGTGGCCCAGACCCTGATGGAGATCGAGAGCCTCGAAGGCCCGCCCCTCGACCAGCTTCTCGACCAGGTCAAAGCCGTGGCCCCGGTGGAGCCCACGGCCACGATCATGGGCCGGGCCCCGGCGGGCGCAGGTGCGGGCGCGGCCCCGCTCACGTCCTCCACCAACCCCGAGGTCTGA
- a CDS encoding helix-hairpin-helix domain-containing protein, which translates to MSTRKLAAESFSAEFPPAVGRPANAALVHLGITTVEQLADLTEDEVLAIHGVGPKAVRALAAELAKRGLAFKRPP; encoded by the coding sequence GTGAGCACGCGCAAGCTTGCCGCGGAGTCGTTTTCGGCCGAGTTCCCACCAGCGGTCGGGCGGCCGGCCAACGCCGCCCTCGTTCACCTTGGCATCACCACCGTGGAGCAGCTTGCCGATCTGACCGAGGACGAGGTGCTGGCGATCCACGGTGTCGGCCCCAAGGCGGTTCGAGCCCTGGCCGCTGAGTTGGCCAAGCGGGGCCTGGCCTTCAAGCGGCCGCCCTAG
- a CDS encoding sialidase family protein, translating into MVAAAVVLAGTGLAQAAEPIRFTAPVNLTKDDLDPQRTWAAPSLLVSPSDPNLMLAGMHEFRSKKCSLARSTDGGRTWTRPDADPSPASYPFCVANNSNIFHSNIAWGRDNRVYMAMVGWDTPDTRTKASVVVARSDDLGDSWETVVAHDARPTADPQQVSLRPITGIVVDTSGSEDTVYVSYRQQFQNQPSGSAPPVEPYIAVSTDGARTFQTYSAMGGAFASADTRNRQLQATTTVPGFTPPTTVAGSFAATPDRVENFGSSTNGHGLTRDNAGNLYLAFPSQTFNNVTPGQPRGIFVSKSTDGGQTWAAVQAVPFSYENRQNTRIAWSPGGGSQGTLHVVWEAAMGRPEMNQYADLAYIRSTDGGQTWSQPSRIADDNPADLRGKYIPNITVAPNGRVDVAWWDLRDDPGVRGMDVYYAYSEDDGVTWSRNYRITDQTIDRRYGVWANNFDQNSPPGLASTNEVALIAWDDTRFSTGEEGQVRVDDPTNTIGVGGGVQDVFVSAVQFDTIAGGASRTTKILLAGLAGLLGVGLVLGLVTMVSRRQSGPAPTRMSPTEKAGVK; encoded by the coding sequence GTGGTCGCGGCGGCAGTGGTGCTCGCGGGGACGGGGTTGGCCCAGGCGGCAGAGCCGATCCGCTTCACAGCGCCGGTCAACCTGACCAAGGACGACCTCGATCCGCAGCGAACGTGGGCCGCACCCTCGCTGCTCGTTAGCCCGAGCGACCCGAACCTGATGCTGGCGGGCATGCATGAGTTCCGCAGCAAGAAGTGCAGCCTGGCCCGCTCGACCGACGGCGGCCGCACCTGGACCCGCCCCGACGCCGACCCGTCGCCCGCGTCCTACCCGTTCTGCGTGGCCAACAACTCCAATATCTTCCACTCCAACATCGCCTGGGGCCGAGACAACAGGGTCTACATGGCCATGGTGGGTTGGGACACTCCCGACACCCGCACCAAGGCCAGCGTCGTGGTCGCCCGTTCCGACGACCTCGGCGACTCGTGGGAGACGGTCGTGGCCCACGACGCCCGCCCGACTGCCGACCCCCAGCAGGTGAGCCTGCGCCCGATCACCGGCATTGTCGTGGACACTTCCGGCAGCGAGGACACCGTCTACGTGTCCTACCGCCAGCAGTTCCAGAACCAGCCGTCGGGCAGCGCGCCCCCGGTGGAGCCCTACATCGCGGTGTCCACCGACGGGGCCCGCACCTTCCAGACCTACTCGGCCATGGGTGGGGCGTTCGCCTCGGCCGACACCCGCAACCGCCAGCTCCAGGCGACGACCACGGTGCCCGGGTTCACCCCGCCCACCACGGTCGCCGGTTCCTTCGCGGCCACCCCCGACCGGGTGGAGAACTTCGGGTCGTCCACCAACGGCCACGGCCTGACCAGGGACAACGCCGGCAACCTCTACCTGGCGTTCCCCAGCCAGACGTTCAACAACGTCACCCCCGGCCAGCCCCGAGGCATCTTCGTGTCGAAGTCGACCGACGGGGGCCAGACGTGGGCGGCCGTGCAGGCGGTGCCGTTCAGCTACGAGAACCGCCAGAACACCCGCATCGCCTGGAGCCCGGGCGGCGGCTCTCAGGGCACCCTCCACGTGGTGTGGGAGGCGGCCATGGGGCGGCCGGAGATGAACCAGTACGCCGACCTGGCCTACATCCGCTCGACCGACGGGGGTCAGACGTGGAGCCAGCCATCGCGGATAGCCGACGACAACCCAGCCGACCTGCGGGGCAAGTACATCCCGAACATCACCGTCGCCCCCAACGGCCGGGTCGACGTGGCCTGGTGGGACCTGCGTGACGACCCCGGCGTGCGGGGCATGGACGTGTACTACGCCTACTCCGAGGACGACGGTGTGACGTGGTCGCGCAACTACCGCATCACCGACCAGACCATCGACCGCCGCTACGGGGTGTGGGCCAACAACTTCGACCAGAACTCGCCCCCGGGGCTGGCGTCGACCAACGAGGTGGCTCTGATCGCCTGGGACGACACCCGGTTCTCCACCGGCGAGGAGGGTCAGGTACGGGTCGACGACCCGACCAACACCATCGGAGTCGGAGGCGGCGTCCAGGACGTGTTCGTGTCCGCCGTGCAGTTCGACACCATCGCCGGGGGCGCTTCTCGCACCACCAAGATCCTGCTGGCCGGCCTGGCCGGCCTGCTCGGGGTCGGGCTCGTGCTGGGCCTGGTGACGATGGTGTCGAGAAGGCAATCGGGGCCGGCTCCCACCCGTATGTCCCCCACCGAGAAGGCGGGCGTCAAGTAG
- a CDS encoding alpha/beta fold hydrolase yields the protein MLSAPAAVCRNHKKRERVATCGICSSALCVDCIVHTAVGVKCRSCTGGAAATAPNATRAARESKARDAGAKKRRWAVPVAAAGALLMVAGGVAVLSRGGGSGSTVVADAPAVEGGDHDSSAGSGGFVDRKADFPGAGGLNVGATLSVPGGLGNGRAPAVLIIPGGGAQDRNGGIQIGTQLPDPLYADLAETFAQNGIVSLRYDRRGSPSMALPENTPLRWDDLLADAKAGLDFLSERRETEGQPITVLGYDQGGFIAMRLAATDPRVKGVVLLSTPARSFAEVVAHDFERAIADPVKAQEVAAQARSAADELVRTGAAPDLQGLHEEIRLIFQGSIHYLSGLFAFDPLAEASRVRAPTLLVRGGADGSILASDVEALGRALANHDTVVAPAGSNTLALPPGAEGRFHNPSRHGTTRDGDATFAIADWVKTNVRS from the coding sequence ATGTTGTCGGCGCCTGCGGCCGTGTGCCGCAACCACAAGAAGCGCGAGCGGGTGGCGACGTGCGGGATCTGCTCGTCCGCCTTGTGCGTCGACTGCATCGTGCACACGGCCGTGGGTGTCAAGTGCCGGTCGTGCACGGGCGGGGCGGCGGCCACCGCCCCCAACGCCACCCGGGCGGCCCGCGAGAGCAAGGCCCGCGACGCCGGGGCCAAGAAGCGGCGCTGGGCCGTGCCCGTGGCCGCCGCCGGGGCGCTGCTCATGGTGGCCGGCGGTGTGGCCGTCCTCAGCCGAGGGGGTGGCAGCGGATCGACGGTCGTGGCCGACGCCCCCGCCGTCGAGGGCGGTGACCACGACTCGAGTGCCGGCAGCGGGGGGTTCGTCGATCGCAAGGCCGACTTCCCCGGGGCCGGCGGCCTCAACGTAGGAGCGACCCTCTCGGTGCCCGGGGGCCTGGGCAACGGCCGGGCACCGGCCGTGCTCATCATCCCGGGCGGGGGGGCGCAGGACCGCAACGGCGGGATCCAGATCGGCACCCAGCTGCCCGACCCGCTCTATGCGGACCTGGCCGAGACGTTCGCCCAGAACGGCATCGTCAGCCTGCGCTACGACCGGCGGGGCTCGCCATCCATGGCCCTGCCCGAGAACACCCCGCTGCGCTGGGACGACCTGCTGGCCGACGCCAAAGCCGGTCTCGACTTCCTGAGCGAGCGCCGCGAGACCGAGGGCCAGCCCATCACGGTGCTCGGCTACGACCAGGGTGGGTTCATCGCCATGCGCCTGGCGGCCACCGACCCCCGGGTCAAGGGCGTGGTGCTGCTCTCGACGCCCGCCCGCTCGTTCGCCGAGGTGGTGGCCCACGACTTCGAACGGGCCATCGCCGACCCGGTGAAGGCCCAGGAGGTAGCCGCCCAGGCCCGCTCGGCGGCCGACGAGCTGGTGCGCACAGGAGCGGCTCCCGATCTCCAGGGCCTCCACGAGGAGATCCGCCTGATCTTCCAGGGGAGCATCCACTACCTGTCGGGCCTGTTCGCCTTCGACCCGCTGGCCGAGGCGTCGCGGGTGAGGGCCCCGACCCTGCTCGTTCGGGGCGGGGCCGACGGCAGCATCCTGGCCAGCGATGTCGAGGCCCTAGGACGGGCCCTGGCCAACCACGACACGGTGGTCGCCCCCGCGGGCAGCAACACCCTGGCCCTCCCCCCGGGCGCCGAGGGCCGCTTCCACAACCCGTCCCGCCACGGCACCACCCGCGACGGCGACGCCACCTTTGCCATCGCCGACTGGGTCAAGACCAACGTCCGGTCCTGA
- a CDS encoding prolyl oligopeptidase family serine peptidase, with amino-acid sequence MTVAPFGTWPSPISASVVAQGAVSLGQVRTSEQAGGPPQVWWVEGRPTEGGRQVVVRDGRDMLPPGFSARSKVHEYGGGAYCVRGDDLYFVNDADQGLWMVRTAPGRPPADPVRLTPDDGARYADPDVHPAAGGWLACVRERHLPGGVVNDLVAVDVAVEVDVAVDVDGAVAPGRATPGPPPAPVVLASGHDFYAAPRFSPDGRLLAWLTWDSPDMPWDSTTLWTAPFPGDALTELAGRAVAGGPGQSVSQPRWSPDGGLHYVSDRSGWWNLYRHRPQAPDAPLALAPMEADFARPDWVFGQSSYAFLEDGRLVATWHERGAWRLGMVAEGKVAGLDVAFNDVSSVQGAGREVVAVAAGPRQGPALVAGPPEDTGPWRTLRRSRPAELAEEAVSEARPFEFRSSDSRPVYAYFYRPRLAGWEGPPGELPPLVVRCHGGPTAAASPGLSAEVQFWTSRGLAVVDVNYSGSSGYGREYRRRLDGQWGVVDVADCRAAARSLVDAGEVDGRRVAIRGSSAGGFTALGALVADAASGEAGEGAGLWAAGTSLYGVADLESLAATTHKFEVHYLHRLVGPYPENRDLYRRRSPRWRADRIRTPVLVLQGADDPVVPLAQAEALVEALGANGVPHAYRVFAGEQHGFRRAETIAAAFEAELSFYGQVMGFEPAGQVPELPVAGLVPTKGLVKNDAKTVDTKNI; translated from the coding sequence TTGACGGTCGCCCCCTTCGGGACCTGGCCCTCGCCTATCAGTGCGTCGGTCGTGGCCCAGGGAGCAGTGTCCCTCGGCCAGGTGCGGACCAGCGAGCAGGCGGGAGGGCCGCCCCAGGTCTGGTGGGTGGAGGGCCGTCCCACCGAAGGGGGGCGCCAAGTCGTGGTGCGCGACGGCCGGGACATGCTGCCTCCCGGCTTCTCGGCCCGTTCGAAGGTGCACGAGTACGGCGGAGGTGCCTACTGCGTCCGCGGTGACGACCTCTACTTCGTCAACGACGCCGACCAGGGCCTGTGGATGGTGAGGACCGCCCCCGGTCGGCCCCCGGCCGACCCTGTGCGCCTCACCCCCGACGACGGGGCCCGATATGCCGACCCGGACGTGCACCCGGCAGCCGGCGGTTGGCTGGCGTGCGTGCGCGAGAGGCACCTGCCCGGGGGCGTGGTCAACGACCTGGTGGCCGTGGATGTGGCCGTGGAGGTCGATGTGGCCGTGGACGTCGATGGGGCCGTGGCGCCGGGGCGGGCCACCCCCGGGCCGCCCCCGGCGCCGGTCGTGCTCGCCTCCGGGCACGACTTCTATGCCGCCCCCCGCTTCAGCCCTGACGGGCGCCTCCTGGCGTGGTTGACCTGGGACAGCCCCGACATGCCGTGGGACAGCACGACGCTGTGGACCGCCCCGTTCCCGGGCGACGCCTTGACGGAGCTGGCTGGCCGGGCGGTGGCCGGCGGCCCCGGCCAGTCGGTTTCCCAGCCCCGGTGGTCCCCCGACGGCGGCCTCCACTACGTCTCGGACCGCTCGGGATGGTGGAACCTCTACCGCCACCGGCCCCAGGCCCCCGACGCGCCCCTGGCCCTGGCCCCGATGGAGGCCGACTTCGCCCGGCCCGACTGGGTCTTCGGCCAGTCGAGCTACGCCTTCCTCGAGGACGGCCGTCTGGTGGCCACCTGGCACGAGCGGGGGGCCTGGCGCCTCGGGATGGTGGCCGAGGGCAAGGTGGCGGGCCTGGACGTGGCCTTCAACGACGTGTCCTCGGTCCAGGGGGCGGGCCGGGAAGTGGTGGCCGTGGCCGCCGGGCCCCGCCAGGGCCCTGCGCTGGTCGCCGGTCCGCCCGAAGACACAGGGCCGTGGCGGACGCTGCGCCGTTCCCGCCCGGCCGAGCTGGCCGAGGAGGCCGTGTCCGAGGCCCGGCCATTCGAGTTCCGCTCCTCCGACAGCCGGCCGGTATACGCCTACTTCTACCGGCCTCGCCTTGCAGGCTGGGAGGGACCGCCCGGTGAGCTCCCACCCCTGGTGGTGCGCTGCCACGGTGGGCCCACGGCGGCCGCCTCACCCGGCCTGAGCGCCGAGGTCCAGTTCTGGACGAGCCGGGGCCTGGCCGTGGTCGACGTCAACTACAGCGGGAGCAGCGGCTACGGCCGGGAGTACCGGCGCCGCCTCGACGGCCAGTGGGGCGTGGTCGACGTGGCCGACTGCCGGGCCGCGGCTCGTAGCCTCGTCGACGCCGGCGAGGTCGATGGGCGGCGGGTCGCCATCCGGGGGAGCAGCGCCGGCGGGTTCACCGCCCTGGGGGCGCTGGTGGCCGACGCAGCCTCGGGCGAGGCCGGCGAGGGTGCCGGCCTCTGGGCGGCGGGCACGAGCCTCTACGGGGTGGCCGACCTCGAGTCCCTGGCGGCCACCACCCACAAGTTCGAGGTCCACTATCTCCACCGCCTGGTCGGCCCCTACCCCGAGAACCGCGACCTCTACCGGCGCCGCTCGCCGCGATGGCGGGCCGACCGCATCCGCACCCCGGTCCTGGTCCTGCAGGGGGCCGACGACCCCGTGGTGCCTCTCGCTCAGGCCGAGGCGTTGGTCGAGGCCCTCGGGGCCAACGGCGTACCCCACGCCTACCGGGTCTTCGCAGGAGAGCAGCACGGGTTCCGCAGAGCGGAGACGATCGCCGCCGCCTTCGAGGCCGAACTGTCGTTCTACGGCCAGGTCATGGGCTTCGAGCCGGCTGGTCAGGTGCCCGAGCTGCCCGTTGCCGGGCTGGTCCCGACGAAAGGCCTGGTCAAAAACGATGCGAAAACGGTAGATACAAAGAACATCTAG